In Acidobacteriota bacterium, the following proteins share a genomic window:
- a CDS encoding isoamylase early set domain-containing protein, with protein MQPNYATADIDFVEAETSRRSSGSCFPTNYYSAKRMSKPVSLFHRSAQAGAVFVTGDFNDWNHTSHPMQRQPDGGWTIQIPLHHGHHRYLFLVDGVPTLDAHALGTARGPQGEKVSLIAVS; from the coding sequence ATGCAACCGAACTACGCAACGGCGGATATTGATTTCGTGGAAGCCGAAACATCTCGGCGCTCATCGGGTTCATGCTTCCCGACAAACTACTACTCCGCGAAGCGGATGAGCAAACCAGTCAGCTTGTTCCACCGATCCGCCCAAGCCGGAGCGGTATTTGTGACGGGGGATTTCAACGACTGGAATCACACCTCGCATCCGATGCAACGCCAACCCGACGGCGGCTGGACGATTCAAATTCCGCTCCATCACGGCCACCATCGTTACCTGTTCCTAGTTGATGGCGTCCCGACGCTGGATGCCCACGCGCTGGGCACTGCGCGCGGCCCGCAAGGAGAAAAGGTGTCATTGATTGCGGTGAGTTAA
- a CDS encoding HEAT repeat domain-containing protein — protein sequence MKYIAWLTLREIPRWNSPLVAMNHHWSKFNRRDGWWLAGLAVFGLVALIAWKPLRHELAMSLTLRSDAPSDSVLSELADEAPNRGQALERMWRSGNLTARQFVMEHLKARLHTEPAFAGTMAAIVNEAANDPDLNVREPAMSILAEDKHPDSLVLLRQQLSDADPAVRVLALQQLQRVANSNDVPLAIHLLDDPDARVVVQAAMLLRKTTGLDFGIRSSHALPKFTRSDEAPLPPFNLDAIRRGAQEWREWWAQHRAEFPQPSPPPRIIAGKLPAKEFALEDSEGRLIHLSDFHGKAVLLCFWKIGNAVSFDDATTLKQLQEQESRRLTVVGIAFDPAVGPQDDCGGGHGHQHNHAHVTDPHANCAATKPALRELVTRMSINHPVLLDANGSLVFRFNVQEVPTYALIDAQGNLRRRFAGSRELSTWTAMVEEISSR from the coding sequence GTGAAATATATCGCGTGGTTGACACTCCGTGAAATCCCGCGCTGGAACTCTCCGCTTGTGGCAATGAATCACCATTGGTCCAAATTCAATAGACGCGATGGCTGGTGGTTGGCGGGCTTGGCCGTTTTCGGTTTGGTCGCGCTAATTGCTTGGAAACCCTTGCGGCATGAATTGGCGATGTCACTAACGCTGCGCTCGGATGCGCCCTCCGACTCGGTTCTTTCAGAACTTGCCGACGAAGCACCAAACCGAGGGCAAGCTTTGGAGCGAATGTGGCGGAGTGGCAATCTGACCGCGCGGCAGTTTGTAATGGAACACCTCAAGGCGCGCCTTCACACAGAACCGGCATTCGCTGGCACAATGGCAGCAATTGTGAATGAAGCGGCTAACGATCCCGATTTGAATGTGCGCGAGCCAGCGATGAGCATTTTAGCCGAAGACAAACACCCGGATTCTCTGGTCTTGCTTCGGCAACAACTGAGCGATGCCGACCCAGCCGTGCGCGTGCTCGCGCTCCAGCAACTTCAACGTGTTGCTAATTCCAACGACGTGCCGCTGGCGATTCACCTCCTCGATGATCCGGACGCGCGCGTGGTTGTGCAAGCTGCCATGCTGCTTCGCAAGACAACCGGATTGGATTTCGGAATCCGTTCGAGCCACGCGCTGCCGAAATTCACACGTTCAGACGAAGCCCCACTCCCGCCTTTCAATCTCGACGCGATCCGTCGCGGCGCTCAAGAGTGGCGCGAATGGTGGGCGCAGCATCGAGCAGAATTTCCGCAGCCATCCCCGCCGCCGCGTATCATTGCCGGCAAATTGCCCGCCAAAGAGTTTGCTCTCGAAGATTCGGAGGGAAGATTGATCCATCTCTCCGACTTCCATGGCAAGGCCGTTCTGCTTTGCTTTTGGAAAATCGGCAATGCTGTAAGCTTCGATGATGCGACTACGCTCAAGCAATTGCAGGAACAGGAATCCCGGCGACTGACGGTCGTCGGCATCGCGTTTGACCCAGCCGTCGGCCCGCAAGACGACTGCGGCGGTGGACACGGGCATCAACACAATCACGCGCACGTTACTGACCCTCATGCTAATTGCGCGGCGACCAAGCCCGCTCTCAGGGAGCTTGTCACGCGAATGAGTATCAATCATCCGGTGCTATTGGACGCAAATGGCTCTCTCGTCTTCCGCTTCAACGTGCAAGAAGTTCCGACCTACGCGCTGATTGATGCGCAGGGAAATTTGCGCCGACGTTTCGCAGGGTCGCGTGAACTCTCCACCTGGACGGCGATGGTGGAAGAAATTTCAAGCCGTTGA
- a CDS encoding DNA/RNA non-specific endonuclease, giving the protein MRTPIYPLPSRAILRLLLAGSVLVLSLQQGKAIIDINLQMQLGNPTGATADATNQLHHLHYLIQHPQYALDYSDTNRQPNWVSWDLTAGDVGSSGRTDAWAVETNVPSDFHPVPTSTFGSVNSQSYDRGHMCPSADRTDTVADNEKTFIMSNIIPQASQNNQGLWATFENYSRTLISSQELLIISGPSNFGTNRILSGGHAAIASNVWKIVVCVPLGAGTALSRITNTDPNSIRVIALNTPNDASVSSKTWTTFVTSTKQIQQETGYNFFSALPNNLAWVLRSKVDGQSPASPGSISFSPQNGPVGTSVTITGANLDSITNVTFNGIRASYDINSPTQITALVPAVASSGPVSVRGLGGNVVGSSNFIVTTGTVSPFPITAARFVGPNRFVITWTSVSSHTYQVQSATSVAAGNWTTNATLTATASSSSWTNLAASGACEIYRVVDTP; this is encoded by the coding sequence ATGAGAACCCCAATTTATCCACTTCCCAGCCGAGCCATCCTACGGCTGCTTCTCGCCGGCTCAGTGCTCGTTCTTTCACTCCAGCAAGGGAAGGCGATTATTGACATCAATCTCCAGATGCAACTTGGAAACCCCACCGGGGCTACCGCCGATGCCACCAATCAACTCCATCATCTTCACTATCTGATTCAGCACCCCCAGTATGCGCTCGATTATAGCGATACCAATCGTCAGCCAAATTGGGTGAGCTGGGACTTAACTGCGGGCGATGTCGGCTCAAGCGGGCGAACCGACGCCTGGGCAGTCGAAACGAATGTGCCATCGGACTTTCACCCCGTACCCACCAGCACGTTTGGTTCAGTCAACAGCCAAAGCTATGACCGTGGCCACATGTGCCCCTCGGCTGATCGCACGGACACCGTGGCTGACAACGAAAAGACATTCATCATGTCGAACATCATTCCGCAGGCGTCGCAGAACAACCAAGGTCTGTGGGCGACCTTCGAGAATTATTCCCGCACCCTCATTTCTTCCCAGGAATTGCTCATTATTTCCGGCCCGAGCAATTTCGGCACGAATCGAATCCTCTCCGGCGGCCATGCCGCCATCGCTTCAAATGTCTGGAAGATTGTTGTGTGTGTTCCGCTAGGCGCTGGCACTGCATTGAGCCGAATTACGAACACCGACCCTAACTCCATCCGCGTCATCGCTCTCAATACTCCCAACGACGCTTCGGTGTCTAGCAAGACGTGGACGACTTTCGTCACGTCAACTAAACAGATTCAACAAGAAACCGGCTATAACTTCTTCAGCGCCTTGCCGAACAACCTCGCGTGGGTGCTGCGCAGTAAAGTGGACGGTCAGTCGCCTGCCTCGCCCGGCTCGATAAGTTTCTCACCGCAAAATGGTCCTGTCGGCACTAGCGTTACCATCACGGGCGCGAACCTCGATTCGATCACCAACGTCACGTTCAACGGCATCCGTGCGTCGTATGACATAAATTCCCCCACGCAGATCACCGCACTCGTGCCTGCCGTAGCCAGTTCCGGCCCGGTAAGCGTCCGAGGACTTGGCGGGAATGTTGTTGGCTCGTCCAACTTCATTGTCACGACGGGAACGGTTTCGCCGTTCCCGATTACAGCCGCAAGGTTCGTCGGCCCAAACCGATTCGTGATTACTTGGACTTCCGTTTCTAGTCACACCTACCAAGTCCAGTCCGCCACCAGTGTGGCTGCGGGTAATTGGACGACCAACGCTACGCTAACCGCCACCGCTAGTTCAAGCTCTTGGACCAATCTAGCAGCCTCCGGGGCTTGTGAAATATATCGCGTGGTTGACACTCCGTGA
- a CDS encoding sulfite exporter TauE/SafE family protein yields the protein MTLILGLIVGVLFGLTGNGGSTLAVPLLVYALHLRPHAAVCTSMIAVGAMAGVRAAQTTRGGGIDKRLGWQLAFGGLAGAPVGALIGRHLPERWLLLVFAALVLIVAVRLWIQQSNGTPNSSGQACENSDAKSHQFFRLASLGFGTGVLSGLLGVGGGFILVPGLVLISRVEIHRAIATAMFSVALVSAVATGSHFLAGQRVSWETTGLFTLGGMIGLWPGTWLAARLSGLWLTRVLATGLLLLGAFIVVHSLLKN from the coding sequence ATGACGCTGATTCTCGGTTTAATTGTGGGAGTCCTGTTTGGGTTGACCGGCAACGGTGGTTCAACACTCGCCGTGCCATTGCTGGTCTATGCCCTGCATCTGCGCCCCCACGCGGCGGTTTGCACTTCGATGATCGCCGTCGGTGCGATGGCGGGAGTGCGTGCGGCGCAGACCACGCGCGGCGGTGGAATTGATAAACGCCTGGGCTGGCAGCTTGCCTTCGGCGGTTTAGCGGGCGCGCCCGTTGGCGCGTTGATTGGCCGACACCTGCCTGAACGCTGGCTGCTGCTGGTATTTGCCGCGCTCGTGTTGATTGTGGCGGTGCGGTTGTGGATTCAACAATCCAACGGCACGCCAAACTCGTCCGGCCAGGCGTGTGAAAACTCCGATGCAAAGTCGCATCAGTTTTTCCGGCTGGCATCGCTTGGGTTCGGCACAGGCGTTCTTTCGGGACTGCTTGGCGTGGGCGGCGGATTCATTCTCGTTCCCGGATTGGTGCTCATCAGTCGCGTGGAGATTCATCGCGCCATCGCGACCGCCATGTTCAGCGTCGCGCTGGTGAGCGCCGTCGCCACGGGATCGCATTTCCTCGCGGGCCAGCGGGTGTCTTGGGAAACGACCGGCCTGTTCACGCTCGGCGGAATGATTGGCCTGTGGCCGGGCACATGGCTAGCCGCCCGGCTGTCCGGCCTCTGGCTCACGCGAGTGCTCGCAACCGGCCTTCTGCTTTTGGGCGCGTTCATCGTTGTTCACAGTCTTCTCAAGAATTGA
- a CDS encoding response regulator, producing the protein MDAETRPVLVVDDNPLTARWVESLVRRMGFEVIVAFDGEDAIRQLAEQPVGTVISDVEMPVMNGFDLLQFIRLRWPELPVILMSATSNAERREAARRFGAMAFLEKPVNSDQLAALIGARTHPNQPVEGLHLFEII; encoded by the coding sequence ATGGATGCAGAAACAAGACCGGTTCTTGTCGTGGACGACAATCCGTTGACCGCGCGCTGGGTGGAAAGCCTGGTGCGCCGCATGGGATTTGAAGTTATCGTTGCCTTTGATGGCGAAGACGCCATCCGCCAGCTCGCCGAACAGCCGGTCGGGACGGTCATCAGCGATGTCGAGATGCCCGTAATGAACGGCTTCGATTTGCTCCAGTTCATCCGCCTCCGCTGGCCGGAACTGCCGGTCATTTTGATGAGCGCCACCAGCAACGCGGAGCGCCGCGAGGCCGCGCGCCGCTTTGGTGCAATGGCGTTTCTCGAAAAGCCGGTGAACTCGGACCAACTGGCCGCGCTCATTGGTGCGAGGACGCATCCCAACCAACCGGTAGAGGGCTTGCACCTGTTCGAGATCATTTGA
- a CDS encoding P-II family nitrogen regulator — MKEIKAYVGENFLEHVLGRLTEEGATDVAVSHVIAIGAFADAEQFRLKMFKQYWEKYSNIAKVEIACADADVDRFVRVLREPFYTGEKGDGRIFVLNIERAINIRSGEEGEKAL, encoded by the coding sequence ATGAAAGAGATCAAAGCCTACGTGGGCGAAAATTTTCTGGAGCACGTCTTGGGACGCTTGACCGAGGAAGGCGCGACCGATGTGGCCGTCTCCCACGTCATCGCCATCGGCGCGTTCGCCGACGCCGAACAATTCCGTCTGAAGATGTTCAAACAGTATTGGGAGAAATACTCCAACATTGCCAAGGTCGAAATCGCGTGTGCCGATGCCGACGTGGATCGTTTTGTGCGAGTGTTGCGCGAGCCGTTTTACACCGGCGAAAAAGGTGACGGGAGAATTTTTGTTCTGAACATCGAACGCGCCATCAACATTCGTTCCGGCGAGGAAGGCGAGAAGGCGTTGTGA